From a region of the Lactuca sativa cultivar Salinas chromosome 4, Lsat_Salinas_v11, whole genome shotgun sequence genome:
- the LOC111907428 gene encoding calcium-transporting ATPase 9, plasma membrane-type, producing the protein MTTSGTNASSSSNTPPPDIETGVLPPINAPDDDFDDPFDITTTKNASTESLRRWRQAALVLNASRRFRYTLDLRKNEEQEKRRRMIRSHAQVIRAALLFKLAGEQAVVLGPTVIPASPSCGYGISLEQLVSMTRDHNLTSLHQYGGVQGLSEMLKINLDRGVQRDEDELRNRRNAFGSNTYPVKKGRSFFMFLWEAWQDLTLIILIVAAAASLVLGIKTEGIEEGWYDGGSITFAVLLVIFVTATSDYRQSLQFQNLNEEKRNIQIEITRDGRREKISIYDIVVGDVIPLKIGDQVPADGLLIKGHSLAIDESSMTGESKIAHKDQKTPFLMSGCKVADGAGTMMVTGVGINTEWGLLMASISEDTGEETPLQVRLNGVATFIGIVGLAVALLVLGVLLFRFFTGNSRNPDGTIQFVHGKTSVSEAVDDAIKIFTAAVTIVVVAVPEGLPLAVTLTLAYSMKKMMADKALVRRLSACETMGSATTICSDKTGTLTLNQMTVVEAYVGQKKIDPPEDGLQYHSTVSSLLNEGIAQNTAGSVFSSKDGACIEVSGSPTEKAILHWGVKIGMNFDVVRNQSTLLHVSPFNSIKKRGGVVLQGGDSQVRIHWKGAAEIVLASCKEYVDTDGSLQSIDNDMEYFKKAIEEMAARSLRCVAIAYRNYHVDGVPVDEEQLAEWNLPEDDLVLLSIVGIKDPPRVGVRNAVKLCTDAGVKVRMVTGDNIQTAKAIAMECGILDSGEDATEPNVIEGKTFREYSEKEREYTSKHISVMGRSSPSDKLLLVQTLRKLGEVVAVTGDGTNDAPALHEADIGLAMGIQGTEVAKESSDIIILDDNFASVVKVVRWGRSVYANIQKFIQFQLTVNVAALVINVVAAISSGDVPLNTVQLLWVNLIMDTLGALALATEPPTDHLMHRSPVGRREPLVTNIMWRNLIIQALYQVAVLLVFNFRGLAILNLKNNEHGNAVKNTLIFNGFVLCQIFNEFNARKPDEMNVFSGVTKNYLFMGIVGTTFILQVMIIQFLGKFTSTVRLSLNLWILSIGIGIFSWPLAIAGKLIPVPETPLARVFSKPYQHCIASRNR; encoded by the exons GCTGCATTGCTATTCAAATTGGCTGGAGAACAAGCAGTTG TGCTTGGGCCCACTGTGATTCCTGCATCTCCAAGTTGTGGTTATGGTATTTCACTCGAACAACTTGTTTCCATGACCAGGGACCATAATCTAACTTCTCTTCATCAATATGGAGGG GTCCAAGGGTTATCTGAGATGTTGAAAATCAATCTGGACAGAGGAGTACAAAGAGATGAAGATGAATTAAGAAACAGGAGAAATGCCTTTGGATCTAATACTTATCCTGTGAAAAAAGGAAGAAGCTTCTTT ATGTTTCTCTGGGAAGCTTGGCAAGATTTGACACTTATTATATTGATAGTAGCTGCTGCAGCATCACTGGTGCTAGGAATAAAGACAGAG GGTATTGAAGAAGGATGGTATGATGGAGGAAGCATCACATTTGCTGTTCTTTTGGTTATTTTTGTGACAG CAACCAGTGATTATAGACAATCCCTGCAGTTTCAGAATCTAAATGAGGAAAAGAGAAATATACAGATAGAG ATAACTAGAGATGGAAGAAGAGAGAAGATTTCAATATATGATATAGTTGTTGGTGATGTAATACCTCTAAAAATAGGTGATCAG GTCCCTGCTGATGGTCTCCTAATAAAAGGTCACTCACTAGCCATTGATGAATCCAGCATGACTGGGGAAAGCAAGATT GCACACAAGGACCAAAAAACACCTTTTCTGATGTCTGGCTGCAAGGTGGCAGATGGTGCAGGAACCATGATGGTAACTGGTGTGGGCATAAATACAGAATGGGGATTGTTAATGGCAAGCATTTCAGAAGACACTGGTGAAGAAACTCCATTACag GTACGCTTGAATGGTGTTGCAACATTTATAGGTATAGTTGGGCTTGCAGTAGCATTACTTGTACTTGGTGTCCTTTTGTTTAG GTTCTTCACTGGTAACTCAAGAAACCCTGATGGAACTATCCAGTTTGTCCATGGAAAGACCAGTGTTAGTGAAGCAGTTGATGATGCCATAAAAATTTTCACTGCTGCA GTCACCATTGTGGTTGTTGCAGTTCCTGAAGGGCTTCCATTGGCTGTAACACTGAC GTTAGCATACtcgatgaagaagatgatggcAGATAAGGCATTGGTGCGTAGACTCTCAGCTTGTGAAACTATGGGGTCTGCAACTACTATCTGCAGTGATAAAACTGGAACATTAACACTAAATCAG ATGACTGTAGTTGAGGCATATGTGGGACAAAAGAAAATTGATCCTCCTGAAGATGGTTTGCAATATCATTCGACTGTTTCCTCTTTGTTAAATGAGGGAATTGCACAGAATACAGCTGGCAGTGTTTTCTCCTCTAAG GATGGTGCATGTATAGAAGTTTCTGGATCTCCAACAGAAAAGGCTATCCTCCATTGGGGTGTCAAG ATTGGGATGAACTTTGATGTTGTCAGAAATCAATCCACCCTCCTACACGTCTCTCCTTTTAACTCAATAAAAAAACGAGGTGGCGTAGTATTACAAGGG GGGGACTCTCAAGTTCGTATACATTGGAAGGGAGCAGCTGAAATAGTGTTGGCTTCATGTAAAGAATATGTTGACACAGATGGTTCCTTGCAGTCCATTGACAATGATATG GAATATTTTAAAAAAGCTATAGAGGAGATGGCTGCAAGAAGCTTGAGGTGTGTTGCAATTGCTTACAGAAACTATCATGTAGATGGTGTTCCTGTGGATGAAGAACAGCTAGCAgaatggaatttacctgaagatGATCTTGTTCTACTTTCTATTGTGGGTATAAAG GATCCTCCTCGAGTAGGTGTAAGAAATGCAGTAAAATTATGTACAGATGCTGGTGTAAAG GTTCGGATGGTGACTGGGGATAATATTCAAACAGCAAAAGCAATTGCCATGGAGTGTGGAATACTTGATTCAGGTGAAGATGCAACAGAGCCAAATGTTATTGAAGGAAAGACATTTCGTGAGTATTCAGAGAAAGAAAGAGAATATACTTCCAAGCATATATCG gtgatgGGAAGATCTTCCCCTAGTGATAAACTATTACTTGTGCAAACACTTCGTAAGCTTGGGGAAGTTGTTGCTGTTACTGGAGATGGAACAAATGATGCCCCTGCACTTCATGag GCTGATATAGGTCTTGCCATGGGCATTCAAGGAACTGAGGTTGCAAAAGAAAGCTCCGACATCATCATTTTGGATGATAATTTTGCTTCAGTTGTGAAG GTTGTTCGGTGGGGCCGGTCTGTTTATGCAAATATTCAGAAATTTATCCAGTTCCAGCTTACAGTTAATGTTGCAGCACTTGTGATAAATGTTGTGGCAGCAATTTCTTCTGGAGATGTACCTTTGAACACTGTGCAGCTTCTTTGGGTTAATCTCATCATGGACACCCTTGGAGCTTTGGCATTGGCCACTGAACCTCCAACTGATCATCTTATGCATAGATCTCCTGTTGGCCGAAG GGAACCTCTTGTGACGAATATCATGTGGAGGAACTTGATTATACAG GCTTTATATCAAGTTGCAGTTCTTCTTGTCTTCAACTTCCGTGGTCTTGCCATTCTTAACTTAAAGAACAATGAACATGGAAATGCTGTGAAGAATACTTTGATATTCAATGGATTTGTCCTATGTCAA ATTTTCAACGAGTTCAATGCTCGAAAACCAGATGAAATGAATGTATTTTCTGGAGTGACTAAAAATTATCTTTTTATGGGCATAGTAGGAACAACCTTCATTCTTCAG GTCATGATTATTCAGTTCCTAGGAAAGTTCACATCAACAGTTAGACTTAGCTTGAATCTATGGATTCTCTCTATTGGTATTGGAATTTTCAG TTGGCCTCTTGCAATTGCTGGAAAACTGATTCCAGTTCCAGAGACTCCATTGGCAAGAGTCTTCAGCAAACCATATCAACACTGCATTGCTTCTCGTAACCGCTGA